From the genome of Deinococcus sp. JMULE3, one region includes:
- a CDS encoding alpha/beta hydrolase has product MTRLTDRLLNVRKRRALGWAALAYAGVVLAGALVGADITLRSKTRWVKGVFVPVGRRGNEVYLPASAETLSRGPIGIVPLLPNKGHAVLGERKVVGTLVRREVQDERGVLPNGALAWASTFVYNGTPAQLGVEFEHTAVHTPLGDMPAWHIPPSGDNQGRADAVVIVIHGHGGQRAQALRMLPALRRTGTGSLFVTFRNAHGAPRSESGYLTLGDQEAEDVISALHWAQRAGYRRAVLYGFSMGGNIALSALRERHQPYPIPVTGVMLDCPALDWRATILSQGQRFGLPPFLARHVATFTQWVVTRRSGQDFDTVDQIRAAPSFNLPILMWHGTRDRTIPIAQADALAAARPDLIEYHRVEGGKHIRVWNINPEQYDAQLEAFIGKVLPEVEG; this is encoded by the coding sequence ATGACCCGCCTGACCGACCGACTCCTGAACGTCCGTAAACGCCGCGCCCTCGGCTGGGCCGCCCTGGCCTACGCCGGGGTGGTGCTGGCGGGTGCGCTGGTGGGGGCGGACATCACCCTGCGGAGTAAGACGCGCTGGGTGAAGGGCGTGTTCGTGCCGGTGGGTCGGCGCGGGAACGAGGTGTACCTGCCCGCCAGTGCGGAGACGCTCTCGCGCGGTCCGATCGGGATCGTGCCGCTGCTCCCGAACAAGGGGCACGCGGTGCTGGGTGAACGGAAGGTCGTCGGCACCCTGGTGCGCCGCGAGGTGCAGGACGAACGCGGCGTGCTGCCCAACGGCGCACTCGCGTGGGCCAGCACGTTCGTGTACAACGGCACGCCCGCCCAGCTGGGCGTGGAGTTCGAGCACACCGCCGTTCACACGCCGCTGGGCGACATGCCCGCGTGGCACATCCCCCCCAGCGGTGATAACCAGGGCCGCGCGGACGCCGTCGTGATCGTCATCCACGGGCACGGCGGACAGCGCGCCCAGGCCCTCCGGATGCTCCCCGCGCTGCGGCGCACCGGGACGGGCAGTCTGTTCGTCACGTTCCGCAACGCGCACGGCGCGCCCCGCAGCGAGAGCGGGTACCTGACCCTGGGCGACCAGGAAGCCGAGGACGTCATCAGCGCCCTGCACTGGGCGCAGCGGGCCGGGTACAGACGGGCCGTGCTGTACGGGTTCAGCATGGGCGGCAACATCGCCCTCAGCGCCCTGCGCGAACGGCACCAGCCGTACCCGATTCCCGTCACGGGCGTCATGCTCGACTGCCCCGCGCTGGACTGGCGCGCCACCATCCTCTCCCAGGGCCAACGCTTCGGCCTCCCCCCCTTCCTCGCGCGGCACGTCGCCACCTTCACCCAGTGGGTCGTGACGCGCCGCAGCGGCCAGGACTTCGACACCGTCGACCAGATCCGCGCCGCACCCAGCTTCAACCTCCCCATCCTCATGTGGCACGGCACGCGCGACCGCACCATTCCCATCGCGCAGGCCGACGCGCTGGCCGCCGCCCGCCCCGACCTGATCGAATACCACCGGGTCGAAGGCGGCAAACACATCCGCGTGTGGAACATCAACCCCGAACAGTACGACG
- a CDS encoding phosphotransferase — MAALLRAAPASVRVLGVGSDHRAYALGEDRVVRLPRWPGGGEALRREARLLAWLTPRLPGVGLPEVLHLGAASPLAPEGFSVARRVPGGSALGQSLPDPAGLGGLLGRWLADLHTLNPRGSGLGVDLDPTGHDWRNAALEDLRVAADAGVLPEAAAWAGRVQAVPDLREVVPVPLHGDFAAEHVHLDGQGDFAGVLDWADAALGDPARDLAGLIHWGDPALLQAARNVYPASGAVWERAAWYALCRALGDLAFAVGEGQPAYLEAGRRALNGLRGWWTNAPPRS, encoded by the coding sequence GTGGCGGCCCTGCTGCGCGCCGCCCCGGCGTCGGTGCGGGTCCTGGGTGTGGGCAGCGACCACCGCGCCTACGCGCTGGGGGAGGACCGGGTGGTGCGCCTGCCCCGCTGGCCCGGCGGGGGAGAGGCCCTGCGGCGCGAAGCCCGGTTGCTGGCGTGGCTGACTCCCCGGCTGCCCGGCGTGGGGCTGCCGGAGGTGCTGCACCTGGGTGCCGCCTCGCCGCTGGCCCCGGAGGGCTTCAGCGTGGCGCGGCGCGTGCCGGGCGGGTCGGCACTGGGGCAGTCGCTGCCCGATCCGGCTGGACTGGGTGGGCTGCTGGGGCGCTGGCTGGCCGACCTGCACACCCTGAATCCGCGGGGGTCCGGGCTGGGCGTGGATCTCGACCCGACCGGGCACGACTGGCGGAACGCCGCGCTGGAGGACCTGAGGGTCGCGGCGGACGCGGGTGTCCTGCCAGAGGCGGCGGCGTGGGCGGGTCGCGTGCAGGCCGTGCCCGACCTGCGTGAGGTGGTCCCGGTGCCCCTTCACGGTGATTTCGCGGCTGAGCACGTTCACCTGGACGGCCAGGGAGACTTTGCGGGTGTGCTGGACTGGGCGGACGCGGCGCTGGGTGACCCGGCGCGGGATCTGGCGGGCCTGATCCACTGGGGTGACCCGGCGCTGCTGCAGGCGGCGCGGAATGTGTATCCAGCGTCCGGTGCCGTGTGGGAGCGGGCGGCGTGGTACGCGCTGTGCCGCGCGCTGGGGGATCTGGCGTTCGCGGTGGGGGAGGGGCAGCCCGCGTACCTGGAGGCGGGACGGCGGGCGCTGAACGGGCTGCGGGGCTGGTGGACAAACGCCCCGCCGCGGTCTTAA
- a CDS encoding TIGR00282 family metallophosphoesterase produces the protein MIRLLFVGDVFAAAGRRVLGAHLPTLRSRADFIVVNMENAAGGFGLHREGADGALKAGAHCMTLGNHAWHHKDVYVLMQDEGTYPIVRPLNYSDPGTPGVGWRSFDVKTAQGTERLTVVNLLGRVFMEAVDNPFRAMDTLLERDDLGSVFVDFHAEATSEKQGMARYLDGRVAAVIGTHTHVPTADTRILPGGTAFQADAGFTGPFESIIGSDPHGPIERFVTERPHRYGAADGPSELNGVFVQIEGNRAVGIERYRYVEGQES, from the coding sequence ATGATCAGGCTGTTGTTTGTGGGGGACGTGTTCGCGGCGGCGGGGCGGCGGGTGCTGGGCGCGCATCTCCCGACCCTGCGCTCCAGGGCGGATTTCATCGTGGTGAACATGGAGAACGCGGCGGGCGGCTTCGGCCTGCACCGCGAGGGCGCGGACGGCGCGTTGAAGGCCGGGGCGCACTGCATGACGCTGGGGAATCACGCGTGGCATCACAAGGACGTGTACGTGCTGATGCAGGACGAGGGCACGTACCCGATCGTGCGCCCGCTGAACTACAGCGATCCGGGCACGCCGGGGGTGGGCTGGCGCAGCTTCGACGTGAAGACCGCGCAGGGCACGGAGCGGCTGACGGTCGTGAACCTGCTGGGCCGGGTGTTCATGGAGGCGGTGGACAACCCGTTCCGCGCGATGGACACGCTGCTGGAACGGGACGATCTGGGCAGCGTGTTCGTGGATTTCCACGCGGAGGCGACCAGCGAGAAGCAGGGCATGGCGCGGTACCTGGACGGGCGGGTGGCGGCGGTGATCGGCACGCACACGCACGTGCCCACGGCGGATACGCGGATCCTGCCGGGCGGCACGGCGTTCCAGGCGGACGCGGGGTTCACGGGGCCGTTCGAGTCGATCATCGGCAGTGACCCGCACGGGCCAATCGAGCGGTTCGTGACCGAGCGGCCGCACCGGTACGGCGCGGCGGACGGTCCGTCGGAACTGAACGGCGTCTTTGTCCAGATAGAGGGCAACCGCGCCGTGGGCATTGAACGGTACCGTTACGTGGAAGGGCAGGAGAGCTGA